From the Coffea eugenioides isolate CCC68of chromosome 1, Ceug_1.0, whole genome shotgun sequence genome, the window TCAAATTAGCATGTGTTTTTCACAAGCAAGTTTATAGTCCTACACCAATAATTACAGATTTGATTAAAATTTTCGCTACATAAAATTTTGGCAGATGATTATCCTCACATAAAATTTCAATCTCTAGGTCCTGTCGGACCTCTCTCCCTAGTATAAACTAAAATAGAAGTAAATTAGACTAGATGTTGCcgtctgataaaaaaaaaaaaaaaagacgattATCCTCACATTCGAGTTGTCTAACCACTTTGGCAAAATTATGAAATATTGTAGAGATATTGGTCTTATGGACATCAACATATAGATTCACATTCTGTGTTCAAGATCACCAAGCTTTAGTACTACTGCATTAACATATTGTGTCACTATTAACTGCTTCCTCCAATTACAGCAAAGGCATGAGAATTACCTACCCATCTCAACCTGTCAATACTTGCAGCATAAGAATTACAAAGGCATGGATAATTTACAGAACGTTGCGCACAGAACAAACAAAAGAACAGGTGGAATGCTCCACCATCCCTAGCACGTCTGAGGAACCTAACATCTATCTTCTGTGAATGCCTCTTCCCGAGCTGACACCTAATCCTCCCAAAAGAATAGAAAGTTCCTACAGTTAATTCTACAATTTACACATCACATATCCTCCATGTTATGATCATTGTCATTGTCACCATCATAATATTCATCATCACGCTGGATTTGCTTGTCTTGGGTATGTTCTGCAAAGCAAGTACAATAGAAAAACTAGCAGAGTTAAAATCATCTTTTATTAAGAGGAGATCGCAAAGCCATGAGCAGATAAAAAGTAATTGCATTCTTTAATGATTTGTTTAGCTTGGCAGTTCCACTTACGATCCATGCGTTCATCAGGATTCTGCTCATCTTCATCAAAATCAGGCAGGTAAAAATCTGGAGGTACCTGCAAAATGGAAGACAAGTTTCGTCCAATCATGTACTGGATACAGCGTACAGTCTTTCTCATCAACCAACAACTATATTGAGTGAAGGAGGTAACAGATCATTAAAAACTACAATCAAAGCTTTACATCACCAATCAGATGGCAGTCAGAACCCACAACCTCAAGGGTCTGTGGAACCATAGATCTACAGAATGTATTTGTACAATCTATGGTTCAACCATCAATCCCAAAAGGCATAACTACCTACTCACTATTCTTGTTTCAATAAAATCGAGCATTTATATACAACACAAATGGCTCATATTTTCTTGACAAGATGGTatccaaaattttgaagtgTCCTATCAAGTTACCTCTTGCATCTGTACACTAGGAGCATGTTGTATGTAACGAAGATTTTCCAGTACATTCATCTTTATTGTGCCAAGATAGGACTTGCTATTAAGGTTTTCCTGCTCAATTAAGAacataggaaaaaaaaattaatgaccATTGAGGAACACTTGTCAAATAATTGTAATGTGAACTGCACAATATCAATCAGTAAAACTGATCAATCAAACTTTCAAATTGGAAGGTCAAATGTGACTGAAAACAGTCTTAGGCTTTTTCAAATAACAATTGGAAAGATGCCCATTAAACAACAACCAATCTCAGGCACCAGCAACCAATGAAAAACTTCACGTACTATGTGTCCACCAGGAATCTTCAGCGAATAGTCTGGTTcaaaaaatttgatgtaatcatTTTCTGGGATCTCTGCAAGAATAGGGAAAATTCGAGTCACTTTGCCATGCGGTAACATGCAATATAAGGAGTGCTTCCCCTATCAGTAATCTCACTACCTCCAGTGTATGCTGGAGGATATGAATAGCTACCCCAGAGAAGAAATCTAAACCCCCAGAATAAAGTAAATTCCAATCCGTAGATGGACCATGTCATAAATAAATAGCATCAGAAGTCTTCCAATTCTAGGATAAGCCAATCAGAATAAATGCCAAAAGAACAGCACAAACTAGCAGAATTGTGAGGAAACCATAATTGCACGCATACCATTAGGAAGCTCCATGTCTAAAAGAACTCCAGTTTCAAAAGCCCAGCATCTAGCAACATTCTCTTTGGTGTATCCTCCACCCCCAGTTATCTGCAGGAAGGATTTCTCCCTATAAGTGTATTCTATGGGACTGCATTATTATTTAATTTCAATTTAACTATCCAGAGACAAACTTACCAGAAGGGGCAAATTGAATTTCTTCACAAAACGAACGCATTCAGCATGCCCTATTACATGCATAGATATACTAAAATTAAGATTGCAGCACTTAGCTTACAAAAAGAGAAGATGCAATAGGATTCTAAACTGCAGACAAGACTGGTAGGAAAAAAACTATTTCAATTACAAGTAGAATAGCACCATCTATAGAAAGGTTGAAGCAGCCCAAACGATCCCCTGCGAGAGAATCTGCCCCACATTGGAGAACAATTGCCCCAGGTAAGTATGTTTCAACAACCTTCGAAATAATCTACAGAACATAGCGCAGGAGAGAGGTCCATCTTAACAATATACCACAATTTTGAAGTAGTCCAGCAATGCAGAGTCATTACAATAAATCACAATTTTTAAGCAGTCCACCAGTGCAGAGTCATTGAAACAAGAAGAAAGTATAAATACAACATTTTCGTCACTCACGGTTTTGAAGAGTCGAGTAAAGCTGTTATCATCTATTCCATCCTTGAGAGGGACATTGATGGCATAAaattttccttctctttctcCAATTTCCTTCAGAATACATGCAAAATGTGATTATCACTCATTAATAAATATAtgaatgataaataaattggtaaaaaaaaaacccaataaGCCCATCCAAAATAAAACAGCAAGACTTAAATTGGTGAAAGTCAAATTTAATGAAAGAGTGGCATAGCTGGTGGTAGTATATAGATGACAAGCAAAAAGACAGCTAAAAGTATAAAATGAAATTGGAATACCTTGACATTTTGAACATATATGACTATAACTATCTTCTAGTTATTTGAGTGCAGTATCATGATCTCCAAAACCATTCTACTATACCAAATTGCAAGGAGTTCACTACATTAGATTAAGTTAAGAAAGTACATGAAATTAGAACAGCTTTGCATATTAAAATTGGAGGATTCAGGCATGAATAAACAATCATTATTTtaaaaaaggaacagaaagcaATCTAAAAGAACTGAACAGCAGAATGGCACAAATCTCTCATTGTGCCCGAGTACAAGGTAGGTCATTCCCCAAAATTCTTCCAGAAGAAGAAACTGGTATAATGCTAATAGACTTAATGTTTTTATACAGAAAAGTTCCATCTTAAACTGCACATAAGCACTCCACAGCTATAGACAAGTGGATTGAAATACTGACTGGGGTTCTGCCTTCAGAGGAAGTCCTGAAGTAAGTCATGCACAGACAAGGTAAAGCAAACCAGTCACAGAAGAACATTACACAATGGATACTTGCATGCATCTGCCATTTCAGGAACTACTTCTCT encodes:
- the LOC113748439 gene encoding histone deacetylase 17 isoform X2, with product MITALLDSSKPFSRRGSFGLLQPFYRWCYSTWHAECVRFVKKFNLPLLITGGGGYTKENVARCWAFETGVLLDMELPNEIPENDYIKFFEPDYSLKIPGGHIENLNSKSYLGTIKMNVLENLRYIQHAPSVQMQEVPPDFYLPDFDEDEQNPDERMDQHTQDKQIQRDDEYYDGDNDNDHNMEDM
- the LOC113748439 gene encoding histone deacetylase 9 isoform X1, coding for MRSKDRISYFYDGDVGNVYFGPNHPMKPHRLCMTHHLVLAYQLHKKMEVYRPHKAYPVELAQFHSADYVEFLHRITPSTEHLFPNELAKYNLGEDCPVFENLFEFCQIYAGGTIDAAHRLNNELCDIAINWAGGLHHAKKCEASGFCYINDLVLGILELLKHHARVLYIDIDVHHGDGVEEAFYFTNRVMTVSFHKYGDMFFPGTGDVKEIGEREGKFYAINVPLKDGIDDNSFTRLFKTIISKVVETYLPGAIVLQCGADSLAGDRLGCFNLSIDGHAECVRFVKKFNLPLLITGGGGYTKENVARCWAFETGVLLDMELPNEIPENDYIKFFEPDYSLKIPGGHIENLNSKSYLGTIKMNVLENLRYIQHAPSVQMQEVPPDFYLPDFDEDEQNPDERMDQHTQDKQIQRDDEYYDGDNDNDHNMEDM
- the LOC113748439 gene encoding histone deacetylase 17 isoform X3, whose product is MWGRFSRRGSFGLLQPFYRWCYSTWHAECVRFVKKFNLPLLITGGGGYTKENVARCWAFETGVLLDMELPNEIPENDYIKFFEPDYSLKIPGGHIENLNSKSYLGTIKMNVLENLRYIQHAPSVQMQEVPPDFYLPDFDEDEQNPDERMDQHTQDKQIQRDDEYYDGDNDNDHNMEDM